One Thauera sp. K11 DNA window includes the following coding sequences:
- the epsF gene encoding chain length determinant protein EpsF, which produces MTFQQFLLILRARFWVIAGVLAGVVFAALVVSLLLPKKYTAETSLVIDGKSDPILGAMLPAQMAPGYLATQVDIITSDRVAQRVVALTKMDQVPTVQEQWREATDGVGSVQVWLADSLKKSLDVKPSRESSVINLSYSGSDPQFVAAMANAFARAYIDTTLELKVEPARQYAQWFNDRTGGLRTELAAAQKRLSDYEQEHRIIASDGRLDVETARLAELNSQLVAVQGQRADSRSRQSQAGSAESLPEVMGNPLISGLKADIARLDAQRGQMLGRYGTNHPEIARVDAELSSLRQRVASETQRVVSSLGTTTRISAAREAEIAASVEEQKARVLELKAHRDQIAVLQRDVENAQRAYDLVTQRLAQTNLESQTQQTNVAVLTPATPPLVHSSPKMRLNLLLAVFVGTLLGVGIALALELFDQRVRGEDDLAGLAGVPVLGAVPTLASARGPGLFRRRAAA; this is translated from the coding sequence ATGACCTTCCAACAATTCCTGTTGATCCTGCGCGCCCGCTTCTGGGTGATCGCCGGCGTGCTGGCGGGCGTCGTGTTCGCCGCGCTCGTGGTCAGCCTGCTGCTGCCGAAGAAATACACGGCCGAGACCTCGCTCGTCATCGACGGCAAGTCGGACCCGATCTTGGGCGCGATGCTGCCGGCGCAGATGGCGCCCGGCTACCTGGCCACCCAGGTCGACATCATCACATCGGACCGCGTCGCCCAGCGCGTTGTCGCGCTGACGAAGATGGACCAGGTGCCCACCGTCCAGGAACAGTGGCGCGAGGCGACCGACGGCGTGGGCAGCGTCCAGGTCTGGCTGGCCGATTCGCTGAAGAAGAGCTTGGACGTCAAGCCGTCGCGCGAGAGCAGCGTCATCAACCTCAGCTACAGCGGCTCCGACCCGCAATTCGTGGCGGCCATGGCCAACGCCTTCGCCCGTGCCTACATCGATACCACGCTGGAGCTCAAGGTCGAGCCGGCGCGCCAGTACGCGCAATGGTTCAACGACCGCACCGGGGGCCTGCGCACCGAACTCGCGGCCGCGCAGAAGCGCCTGTCCGATTACGAGCAGGAACACCGCATCATCGCCAGCGACGGCCGGCTCGACGTCGAGACGGCCCGTCTCGCGGAACTCAACAGCCAGCTCGTCGCCGTACAGGGGCAGCGCGCCGACAGCCGTTCGCGCCAGAGCCAGGCGGGCTCGGCCGAGTCGCTGCCCGAGGTGATGGGCAATCCGCTGATCTCCGGCCTCAAGGCCGACATCGCGCGGCTGGACGCGCAGCGCGGCCAGATGCTCGGCCGCTACGGCACCAACCACCCCGAGATCGCCCGCGTCGATGCCGAACTGTCGTCGCTGCGCCAGCGCGTCGCCAGCGAGACCCAGCGCGTGGTCAGTTCGCTCGGCACCACGACCCGCATCAGCGCGGCGCGCGAAGCCGAGATCGCGGCCTCCGTGGAGGAGCAGAAGGCCCGCGTGCTCGAACTGAAGGCGCACCGCGACCAGATCGCCGTGCTGCAGCGCGATGTCGAAAATGCCCAGCGCGCCTACGACCTCGTCACCCAGCGACTCGCCCAGACCAACCTGGAAAGCCAGACGCAGCAGACCAACGTCGCTGTGCTCACACCCGCTACGCCGCCGCTGGTCCACTCCAGTCCGAAGATGCGCCTGAACCTGCTGCTGGCAGTCTTCGTCGGCACGCTGCTGGGCGTGGGTATCGCTCTGGCGCTTGAGTTGTTCGACCAGCGCGTCCGCGGCGAAGACGACCTCGCCGGGCTGGCCGGCGTGCCGGTGCTCGGTGCCGTCCCCACCCTCGCTTCCGCACGGGGCCCGGGCCTGTTCCGCCGCCGCGCCGCTGCCTGA
- the epsE gene encoding polysaccharide export protein EpsE: protein MIQRLFRRAARLPAAFLAALIAVLGFAGAAHAADEREYVLGEGDIVRITVFQNPDLTTETRVSESGTLTFPLIGSVSVGGQTTGAAEKTIATRLREGGFVLQPQVNVVPLQIRGNQVAVLGQVNRPGRFPLETANLRLTDMLAIAGGISPAGADTVIHIGNRDGKQMRREIDIPTMFAGGDLSEDLRVAGGDLIYVQRAPMFYIYGEVQRPGFFRLERNMSVMQGLAVGGGTTMRGTVKGLRIHRRDADGRPEVIEPGLDDLLQTDDVIYVKESLF, encoded by the coding sequence ATGATCCAACGATTGTTCCGTCGCGCGGCGCGCCTGCCTGCCGCCTTCCTCGCTGCACTCATCGCCGTGCTCGGTTTCGCTGGCGCGGCGCATGCCGCCGATGAGCGCGAATACGTGCTCGGCGAGGGCGACATCGTCCGCATCACCGTCTTCCAGAACCCGGACCTCACCACCGAAACGCGCGTGTCCGAAAGCGGCACGCTCACCTTCCCGCTGATCGGCTCGGTGTCCGTCGGCGGCCAGACGACGGGCGCGGCGGAAAAGACCATCGCCACCCGCCTGCGCGAAGGCGGCTTCGTGCTGCAGCCCCAGGTCAACGTCGTGCCGCTGCAGATCCGCGGCAACCAGGTCGCGGTGCTGGGGCAGGTGAACCGCCCCGGCCGCTTCCCGCTGGAAACGGCCAACCTGCGCCTCACCGACATGCTCGCCATCGCCGGCGGCATCTCCCCGGCGGGCGCCGACACCGTGATTCACATCGGCAACCGAGACGGCAAGCAGATGCGGCGCGAGATCGACATCCCCACCATGTTCGCTGGGGGCGACCTCTCCGAGGACCTGCGCGTGGCAGGCGGCGACCTCATCTACGTGCAGCGCGCCCCGATGTTCTACATCTACGGCGAAGTGCAGCGCCCCGGCTTCTTCCGCCTCGAACGCAACATGAGCGTCATGCAGGGCCTGGCGGTCGGCGGCGGCACCACGATGCGCGGTACCGTGAAGGGCCTGCGCATCCATCGTCGCGATGCCGACGGCAGACCCGAGGTCATCGAGCCGGGCCTGGACGACCTGCTGCAGACCGATGACGTCATCTACGTCAAGGAAAGCCTCTTCTGA
- a CDS encoding EpsD family peptidyl-prolyl cis-trans isomerase has protein sequence MLRFSRPAPLIALAVAAVLAGCGGDSDKKPASQVAAKVNKGEISVHQINGMLASAGNIPAAQVKQAGAAALERLIDQELLVQKANDRKLDRDPKVMQSIEAARREILARAYLEQVTGQSLRPTDNEISTFYAENPALFSQRRIYNLQEMSIRIPAERFDELQNKLRETGNAQQLVAWLNEQKLPFNVNNAVRPAEQLPMEGLKGFAQMKDGQAMLTRTATGASLVVLAASRSQPLDEAAARPFIEQYLSNQKKAELARTELKHLRGTAEIEYVGEFAQTAPKVAEAAAGQKAADGAPAAATPPEASAPAANPPAVSAPAGEAADPLRSVLEKGAAGLK, from the coding sequence ATGCTCCGATTCTCCCGCCCCGCCCCCCTCATCGCCCTGGCCGTCGCAGCAGTGCTTGCCGGCTGCGGAGGGGATTCCGACAAGAAGCCCGCCTCCCAGGTCGCGGCCAAGGTCAACAAGGGGGAGATCTCGGTGCATCAGATCAACGGCATGCTCGCCTCCGCCGGCAACATCCCGGCGGCGCAGGTCAAGCAGGCCGGCGCCGCCGCGCTCGAGCGCCTCATCGACCAGGAACTGCTGGTGCAGAAGGCGAACGACCGCAAGCTCGACCGCGATCCCAAGGTCATGCAGTCCATCGAGGCCGCGCGCCGCGAGATCCTCGCCCGCGCCTACCTCGAGCAGGTCACCGGGCAGAGCCTGCGCCCGACCGACAACGAGATTTCCACCTTCTACGCGGAAAACCCGGCGCTGTTCTCGCAGCGCCGCATCTACAACCTGCAGGAAATGAGCATCCGCATCCCGGCCGAGCGCTTCGACGAACTGCAGAACAAGCTGCGCGAAACCGGCAATGCGCAGCAGCTCGTCGCCTGGCTCAACGAGCAGAAGCTGCCCTTCAACGTGAATAACGCGGTGCGCCCCGCCGAGCAGTTGCCGATGGAAGGTCTCAAGGGCTTCGCGCAGATGAAGGATGGCCAGGCCATGCTGACCCGCACCGCCACCGGCGCCTCGCTCGTCGTGCTGGCCGCCTCGCGCTCGCAGCCGCTGGACGAGGCGGCGGCCCGTCCCTTCATCGAGCAGTACCTCAGCAACCAGAAGAAGGCCGAACTGGCCCGCACGGAGCTGAAGCACCTGCGCGGGACGGCCGAGATCGAATACGTCGGCGAATTCGCCCAGACTGCGCCGAAGGTGGCCGAAGCGGCCGCCGGCCAGAAGGCCGCGGACGGCGCGCCGGCTGCCGCGACTCCACCGGAGGCTTCCGCACCGGCCGCGAACCCGCCGGCGGTCTCCGCACCGGCCGGCGAGGCAGCCGATCCGCTGCGTTCCGTGCTCGAAAAGGGCGCCGCGGGGCTCAAGTAA
- the epsL gene encoding XrtB/PEP-CTERM-associated polysaccharide biosynthesis outer membrane protein EpsL, whose translation MPLLAVLASAFGTARADEADALNFELSQTFYYDSNLYRLPDGFAAPKGERHDTVSITTAGIVFDRAYSRQRLRASLAMSSNRYAVHDDLDYDSPAAQLSWNWQLGNRWSGLFSYQYSETLGGFEDYGTTNRSLSRYSRGSASADYWLHPDWAVGAGASKTANNYDEGLSVRDESETNAYDLNVTYRPSTGNRVVLTLRNTDGLYPNRPDIAGALRRYTQREARVNADWRLTGALRVSGYIGETRRSYEREDNRGFEGLTGRLAFDWLPTGKTSVNLGWRREIGADEDVFANYAVTEVLSLAPTWRATSKLVVGANWERRQRDYGGDPRVLPDSVRRPDRSETTYRYGVNLSYQAARNVALSLSYARQERDVELATRRYSADTVFLSGSLSF comes from the coding sequence GTGCCGCTCCTCGCCGTGCTCGCTTCCGCCTTCGGCACCGCCCGTGCGGACGAGGCCGACGCACTCAACTTCGAGCTGTCGCAGACCTTCTACTACGACAGCAACCTCTACCGCCTGCCCGACGGCTTTGCCGCTCCGAAGGGCGAGCGCCACGACACCGTCAGCATCACCACCGCCGGCATCGTCTTCGACCGCGCCTACAGCCGGCAGCGCCTGCGCGCCAGCCTGGCGATGAGCAGCAACCGCTACGCCGTCCACGACGATCTCGACTACGACAGCCCCGCCGCGCAGCTCTCGTGGAACTGGCAGCTCGGCAACCGCTGGAGCGGGCTGTTCAGCTACCAGTACAGCGAGACGCTGGGCGGCTTCGAGGATTACGGCACTACCAACCGCAGCCTCAGCAGGTACAGCCGCGGTTCCGCCAGCGCCGACTACTGGCTGCATCCGGACTGGGCCGTCGGCGCCGGCGCCAGCAAGACGGCCAACAATTACGACGAAGGTCTCAGCGTGCGCGACGAAAGCGAGACGAACGCCTACGACCTCAACGTCACCTACCGCCCCAGCACCGGCAACCGCGTGGTCCTCACTCTGCGCAACACCGACGGCCTCTACCCCAACCGGCCCGACATCGCCGGCGCGCTGCGCCGCTACACCCAGCGCGAGGCGCGCGTCAATGCCGACTGGCGGCTCACCGGCGCGCTCAGGGTGTCCGGCTACATCGGCGAGACCCGCCGCAGCTACGAGCGCGAGGACAACCGCGGCTTCGAGGGCCTCACCGGCCGCCTCGCCTTCGACTGGCTGCCCACCGGCAAGACCTCCGTCAATCTCGGCTGGCGCCGCGAGATCGGCGCGGATGAAGACGTCTTCGCCAACTACGCTGTCACCGAGGTGCTCAGCCTCGCGCCAACCTGGCGGGCCACGAGCAAGCTCGTCGTCGGCGCCAACTGGGAAAGGCGCCAGCGCGACTACGGCGGCGACCCGCGCGTCCTGCCCGACAGCGTCCGGCGGCCCGACCGCAGCGAGACCACCTACCGCTACGGCGTGAATCTCTCCTACCAGGCCGCGCGCAACGTCGCCCTGTCGCTGTCGTATGCGCGCCAGGAGCGCGACGTGGAGCTGGCCACGCGCCGGTACAGCGCGGATACGGTCTTCCTCAGCGGCAGCCTGAGCTTCTGA
- a CDS encoding undecaprenyl-phosphate glucose phosphotransferase, whose product MRSSFTLTGFCEAFLDPAIVVGALFACMALHNERIGPPYVILAILSFSLTFPGDIGFHESPRRAARKLVTNWLLFVAILGGFGYASGYIQYFPQSLLIDWALATPVAVIAGQMAARYALPCVIAMGENQRRIVIAGVNDIGLQLAHQFGNNPYLGTRVEGYFDDRSRERLPSTGKLPMLGRIGQLADYVKRHHVDAIYLALPMATQPRILGLLDDLKDTTASIYFVPDIFVTDLIQGRVDHVGGMPVVAVCDTPFTGFRGVLKRVSDVLLSIVILLALSPVMLLLAVGVKLSSPGPVIFKQRRYGLDGKEILVYKFRSMTTTDNGDVVMQATKNDKRVTPFGAFLRKTSLDELPQFVNVLQGRMSIVGPRPHAVAHNETYRKLIKGYMVRHKVKPGITGWAQVNGYRGETETVDKMERRIDYDLEYLRNWSLSLDLWIIIKTALVVLRDRKAY is encoded by the coding sequence TTGCGTTCAAGCTTCACCCTCACCGGTTTTTGCGAGGCGTTCCTGGACCCGGCGATCGTCGTCGGCGCGCTGTTTGCGTGCATGGCACTGCACAACGAGCGGATCGGCCCGCCGTACGTGATCCTGGCGATCCTGAGCTTCTCGCTGACCTTCCCGGGCGATATCGGCTTTCATGAGAGTCCTCGGCGCGCGGCGCGCAAGCTGGTTACGAACTGGTTGCTGTTCGTGGCCATTCTGGGCGGCTTTGGTTACGCCAGTGGGTACATCCAGTACTTTCCGCAGTCCCTGCTGATCGACTGGGCGCTGGCCACGCCGGTGGCGGTGATCGCGGGCCAGATGGCGGCGCGCTACGCCCTGCCCTGCGTCATCGCCATGGGCGAGAACCAGCGCCGCATCGTGATTGCCGGCGTCAACGACATCGGGCTCCAGTTGGCGCACCAGTTCGGCAACAACCCCTATCTGGGAACGCGGGTGGAGGGCTACTTCGACGACCGCAGCCGCGAACGCCTGCCGTCGACCGGCAAGCTGCCGATGCTGGGGCGGATCGGCCAACTGGCCGACTACGTGAAGCGCCACCATGTGGATGCGATCTACCTGGCGCTGCCGATGGCAACCCAGCCGCGCATCCTCGGCCTGCTCGACGATCTGAAGGACACCACCGCGTCGATCTACTTCGTGCCGGACATCTTCGTCACCGACCTCATCCAGGGGCGTGTGGACCACGTCGGCGGAATGCCGGTGGTGGCGGTGTGCGACACGCCCTTCACCGGCTTCCGCGGGGTGCTGAAGCGGGTGTCGGACGTATTGCTGTCCATCGTGATCCTGCTCGCGCTGTCGCCGGTGATGCTGCTCCTGGCCGTGGGCGTGAAGCTGTCGTCGCCCGGGCCGGTGATCTTCAAGCAGCGCCGCTACGGCCTCGATGGCAAGGAGATCCTCGTCTACAAGTTCCGCTCGATGACGACGACCGACAATGGCGACGTGGTCATGCAGGCGACGAAGAACGACAAGCGGGTGACGCCCTTCGGCGCCTTCCTGCGCAAGACCTCGCTCGACGAACTGCCGCAGTTCGTGAACGTGCTGCAGGGCCGCATGAGCATCGTCGGTCCGCGTCCGCACGCGGTCGCGCACAACGAGACCTACCGCAAGCTGATCAAGGGCTACATGGTGCGCCACAAGGTGAAGCCCGGCATCACCGGATGGGCGCAGGTCAATGGCTACCGCGGCGAGACCGAAACGGTCGACAAGATGGAAAGGCGGATCGACTACGACCTGGAGTACCTGCGCAACTGGTCGCTCAGCCTCGACCTGTGGATCATCATCAAGACGGCACTGGTGGTACTGCGCGATCGCAAGGCGTACTGA
- a CDS encoding HAD family hydrolase translates to MTSYPNRDRLVIFDADGTTIDAFHAVEQSFLRHGMAIGDLERFQKRRKMFKYLGGLREFPNNLRRQFGKQRRKLLLATLTEFYREEARLYPGIAGLLQALLAAPHVRVGLVTRNVTMEPEETLNRLFGRHGIDMAAFDHFACIPLGEDKTFQFRRARERLGINPARCYACGDEYGDYAAAIRAAMYPFIVAYGAEDRLRLRESFGVPDEFIHSSPGEFAGRLLHALDLAVDGAPDEVRPPSGVSTPCDRAVPPVPS, encoded by the coding sequence ATGACCTCGTATCCGAACCGCGACCGCCTGGTGATCTTCGACGCAGATGGCACGACCATCGATGCGTTCCATGCAGTCGAGCAGAGCTTCCTGCGGCATGGCATGGCGATCGGCGATCTCGAGCGCTTCCAGAAGCGGCGGAAGATGTTCAAGTACCTGGGCGGGTTGCGCGAATTTCCCAACAACCTCCGGCGCCAGTTCGGCAAGCAGAGGCGCAAGCTGCTGCTGGCGACGCTCACCGAGTTCTATCGCGAGGAAGCCAGGCTCTATCCGGGTATCGCCGGGCTCCTGCAGGCGCTGCTCGCCGCGCCGCACGTCCGCGTCGGGCTGGTGACGCGGAACGTGACGATGGAGCCGGAAGAGACGCTGAACCGCCTGTTCGGCCGGCACGGCATCGACATGGCCGCCTTCGACCATTTCGCCTGCATTCCGCTCGGCGAGGACAAGACGTTCCAGTTCCGCCGCGCGCGCGAGCGCCTGGGAATCAATCCGGCGCGCTGCTACGCCTGCGGCGACGAGTATGGCGACTATGCGGCGGCCATCCGGGCCGCCATGTATCCGTTCATCGTCGCCTACGGAGCGGAGGACCGGCTGCGCCTGAGAGAGTCCTTCGGCGTGCCCGACGAGTTCATCCACTCTTCCCCCGGCGAATTCGCCGGGCGCCTGCTGCATGCGCTCGATCTGGCGGTCGACGGCGCTCCCGATGAAGTCCGGCCGCCGTCCGGCGTCAGTACGCCTTGCGATCGCGCAGTACCACCAGTGCCGTCTTGA
- a CDS encoding CorA family divalent cation transporter, producing the protein MPSRPEPAEACGPLAPGKDQERAAPLERVTKLLQKQKLVESMVHSRSAPRQDLVETVVHRQHTAEFQHLLRQLATAEIAAILEALPIDDARLLWLQIAAERQNDMLWELPEELREQLVGHEEPGFSERQMNAFELVEGRLQQVTIRSRKDLTGVRPVWIDLVDTTAAERNYIGTFYGVELPDPGKVTDLEVSSRFHIEENEDIHLQSNFLLDRAGNSRSVPVAFVLHGGILFSLRNEELPVFRLQRRRARTQPGYVSDCKDLMLDLYGADVEHAADSLGGIYSTLGKVGRKVLSEKMSDEEAAAILAEIAEEEDINGRIRSNILDTQRAISFLMRCRILSPSQSDDAKQILRDIESLNSHTAFLFDKINFLMDATIGFININQNRRVNQLTVLGVVFMPINVLAGIGGMSEFSLMTQGIPLPVAYGGFIVGAGLVGWSTYVAVKHFENRKLKNPGRSGGR; encoded by the coding sequence ATGCCATCCCGTCCTGAACCCGCCGAGGCATGCGGGCCCCTCGCGCCCGGGAAGGATCAGGAACGGGCGGCGCCCCTGGAAAGGGTCACCAAGCTGCTGCAGAAGCAGAAGCTCGTGGAAAGCATGGTCCACAGCCGCAGCGCGCCGCGCCAGGACCTGGTGGAAACGGTCGTGCATCGGCAGCACACGGCCGAGTTCCAGCACTTGCTCCGGCAGCTCGCCACGGCCGAGATCGCGGCGATTCTCGAAGCCCTGCCGATCGACGATGCACGGCTGTTGTGGCTGCAGATCGCGGCGGAACGCCAGAACGACATGCTCTGGGAACTCCCCGAGGAGCTGCGGGAGCAACTGGTGGGCCACGAGGAGCCCGGCTTCTCGGAACGGCAGATGAATGCCTTCGAGCTGGTCGAGGGACGACTGCAGCAGGTGACGATCCGCAGCCGCAAGGACCTGACCGGCGTGCGGCCGGTGTGGATCGATCTCGTCGACACGACGGCCGCCGAGCGCAATTACATCGGCACGTTCTATGGCGTCGAACTGCCCGATCCCGGCAAGGTCACCGACCTCGAAGTCAGTTCGCGCTTTCACATCGAAGAGAACGAGGACATCCATCTGCAGTCGAATTTCCTGCTCGACCGGGCGGGAAATTCGCGCAGCGTCCCCGTCGCCTTCGTGCTGCACGGCGGCATCCTGTTTTCGCTCCGCAACGAGGAACTCCCGGTCTTCCGTCTGCAGCGCCGCAGGGCGCGCACCCAGCCGGGCTACGTCTCCGACTGCAAGGACCTGATGCTGGATCTCTACGGCGCCGACGTCGAGCACGCCGCCGACTCGCTGGGAGGCATCTATTCCACGCTGGGGAAGGTCGGGCGCAAGGTCTTGAGCGAGAAGATGAGCGACGAGGAGGCGGCGGCCATCCTCGCGGAAATCGCCGAGGAGGAGGACATCAACGGCCGCATTCGCAGCAACATCCTCGACACGCAGCGTGCGATCTCCTTCCTGATGCGCTGCCGCATCCTGTCCCCGTCGCAGTCCGACGATGCGAAGCAGATCCTGCGCGACATCGAGTCGTTGAACAGCCATACCGCCTTCCTGTTCGACAAGATCAACTTCCTGATGGACGCGACGATCGGTTTCATCAACATCAACCAGAACCGCCGGGTCAATCAGCTCACCGTGCTTGGCGTCGTGTTCATGCCCATCAACGTGCTTGCCGGGATCGGCGGCATGTCCGAATTCTCGCTAATGACCCAGGGAATCCCCTTGCCCGTGGCCTACGGCGGCTTCATCGTCGGCGCGGGCCTCGTCGGCTGGAGCACCTATGTCGCGGTGAAGCACTTCGAGAACCGGAAGCTGAAGAACCCGGGACGGTCCGGCGGGCGCTGA
- the ppk2 gene encoding polyphosphate kinase 2 yields the protein MNQQEISELHRRLERELLDSYDEELELELDDLRLDEVNAEEPRVPTEAERVVRQRYFKELLRLQGELVKLQDWVATTGHRVIIVFEGRDAAGKGGVIKRITQRLNPRVCRVVALPAPNDRERTQWYFQRYVPHLPAAGEMVLFDRSWYNRAGVERVMGFCSDDEYEEFFRSVPEFERMLVRSGIQLIKYWFSITDEEQHFRFLSRIHDPLKQWKLSPMDLESRARWEAYTEAKETMLERTHIEEAPWWIVHADDKKAARLNCIHHLLRQIPYEEIQRPIVELPERVRHPDYQRHQVPPEMFVPEYWR from the coding sequence ATGAACCAGCAGGAAATCAGCGAGTTGCACCGCCGCCTCGAACGCGAGTTGCTCGACAGCTACGACGAGGAACTCGAATTGGAACTGGACGACCTTCGACTCGACGAGGTCAATGCAGAAGAGCCCAGGGTGCCGACGGAGGCCGAAAGGGTCGTGCGCCAGCGCTATTTCAAGGAGCTGCTGCGCCTCCAGGGAGAACTGGTCAAGCTGCAGGACTGGGTCGCCACGACGGGCCACCGCGTCATCATCGTGTTCGAGGGGCGGGACGCCGCCGGCAAGGGGGGCGTCATCAAGCGGATCACCCAGCGGCTGAATCCCCGCGTCTGCCGGGTCGTCGCGCTTCCAGCGCCGAACGACCGCGAGCGCACGCAGTGGTATTTCCAGCGCTACGTGCCGCATCTGCCGGCCGCCGGCGAGATGGTCCTGTTCGATCGCAGTTGGTACAACCGGGCGGGCGTCGAGCGCGTCATGGGCTTTTGCAGCGACGACGAGTACGAGGAGTTCTTCCGCTCCGTGCCCGAGTTCGAGCGCATGCTGGTCCGGTCCGGCATCCAGTTGATCAAGTACTGGTTCTCCATCACCGACGAAGAGCAGCACTTCCGCTTCCTGTCGCGCATCCACGACCCGCTCAAGCAATGGAAGCTCAGCCCGATGGACCTCGAGTCGCGCGCCCGCTGGGAAGCCTATACCGAGGCCAAGGAGACCATGCTGGAGCGCACCCACATCGAGGAGGCGCCCTGGTGGATCGTCCACGCCGACGACAAGAAGGCGGCGCGGCTCAATTGCATCCACCATCTGCTGCGGCAGATTCCCTACGAGGAAATCCAGCGTCCCATCGTCGAACTGCCCGAGCGGGTGAGACATCCGGACTACCAGCGCCACCAGGTGCCGCCGGAGATGTTCGTGCCCGAGTACTGGCGCTGA
- a CDS encoding NUDIX hydrolase, producing MAKDRSKSSLSRNGAWAIIHCIDTGKFLLGKRSSTVNNSGAWNFFGGRIDRGEEPCSALVRELAEEAGFRVKQKQLIKLGCVSGIRRRGSGDCDMHYYLLKVEREVAPRLNREHSNYRWFKRCRLPARFNLPTTVAIERGLLDRVKF from the coding sequence ATGGCAAAGGATCGTTCGAAGTCCTCTCTTTCCAGGAATGGTGCATGGGCAATCATCCATTGCATCGACACGGGAAAGTTTCTGCTGGGCAAGCGATCCTCGACGGTCAATAACAGTGGCGCCTGGAACTTCTTCGGCGGGCGGATCGATCGCGGCGAAGAACCGTGCAGCGCCTTGGTGCGCGAACTGGCCGAAGAAGCCGGGTTCCGGGTCAAGCAGAAGCAACTGATCAAGCTCGGCTGCGTATCGGGCATCAGGCGCAGGGGCAGCGGCGATTGCGACATGCACTATTACCTCCTGAAGGTCGAGCGCGAAGTCGCCCCGAGGCTCAATCGGGAACATTCGAATTACCGCTGGTTCAAGCGGTGCCGCCTGCCTGCGAGGTTCAATCTTCCGACGACGGTCGCCATCGAGCGGGGTCTGCTCGACAGGGTGAAGTTCTGA